The genomic DNA AGGTATTTCCATGTTTCAAATAATGAAAGCTGGCAAAACGCTCGACTTTATGCGCTGGTCAAAAGGCGCCGTCGTTTTCTCGTTACTCATGATTGCAGCTTCAATCTACACCATTTCAACTAACTGGTTGAACTGGGGCCTTGACTTCACTGGCGGTACTTTAATTGAGGTAGGGTTTGAACACCCTGCCAATTTAGAAGAAATTCGTTCAGCTTTGGATGCGAAAGGCTTTGGTGATGCTACCGTGCAGAACTTTGGTTCGGCGCGAGATGTAATGGTGCGTTTACGTCCCCATGATGATCTACAAGGCGAAAAACTGGGTGCGAAAATCATCCAAGCTTTGCAAGAAGGCACTGGCGAGTCAGTAGAGATGCGTCGTGTTGAGTTTGTTGGTCCGAATGTGGGTGATGAACTGGCAGAGGCTGGTGGTCTTGCGATCATCGTGTCATTAATCTGTATCTTGCTTTACGTGTCAATGCGTTTTGAATGGCGTCTTGCAGCCGGTGCGGTATTAGCACTGGCGCACGATGTTATCATCACCATTGGTATCTTCTCTATCATGCAGATAGAAGTGGATCTTACTATCGTCGCGGCGCTGCTAACGGTTGTCGGTTATTCACTCAACGATACTATCGTTGTATTTGACCGTATTCGTGAGAACTTCCGTAAGATGCGTAAGGGCGATTCCGTTGAGATTATCAATGGCGCGATCACTCAAACCTTGAGCCGTACCTTGATTACATCCGGTACCACTTTATTTGTGGTTATCGCGTTGTTCACTAAGGGGGGTGCGAATATTCATGGCTTCGCAACAGCATTGTTGTTAGGTATTACCGTTGGTACATACTCATCTATTTATGTTGCTTCGAACTTAGCTCTGAAATTGGGTGTTTCTCGTGAACACTTAATGCCACCTCAAGTTGAGAAGGAAGGCGCAGAATTTGACAAAATGCCTTAAGCCTTTGTCTTATTTCTAGTAGTCTTTTAAGCGGTCAACATTATGTTGGCCGCTTTTATTTTGGGCGCAAAGTAGGTAAGGAAGCAAGATGTCAGTAATTAAACAAAACAGTGCGGTGACGATGCACTTTGCCATTAAGTTACAAGATGGTTCTATAGCAGACAGTACTTATCAGATGGGTAAGCCCGCCAAATTAGTCATTGGTGATGGTAGCTTAAGTGATAACTTTGAGTCGTGTTTACTGGGCTTGCAAGCGGGGGATAAGCACAGCGTTAACTTGCCAGCAGTCGATGCGTTTGGGTTATCTAATCCTGATAACATTCATCATATGGATCGCGCTAAATTTGTCGGTGATACCCAAGTGGAAGTGGGGACTATAATGGCATTTAATGGGCCTGATGGTATAGAGATCCCCGGTATTATTACTGAAATTGCAGGCGACTCTGTTACCGTTGATTTTAATCACCCATTAGCGGGACGTGATGTGACCTTTGATGTAGAAATTATCGCTATTGATCACTAACCCTTATCATCCTCTGCAATTTTTAATAGCAATATAGCAAGTCACTGTAATAAGTATAAATTTGCTTTCTAGCCTATAGGCAGTAGTACCCTTAACGTTTTTGTGGATATTACTGCCTTGAGCTTAGTAGGCTAATATCGGTACAATGAACGGGACTTGAGGTTGCTCATTACCTGAGCAACAAGGCCTTCACTAATGAAAGATAAAAAATGGAAATTCTATTAGCTAACCCCCGTGGTTTTTGTGCCGGTGTTGACCGTGCTATCAGCATCGTCGAACGAGCGCTTGAAATGTATCAACCACCTATTTATGTGCGACATGAAGTAGTACATAACCGCTTTGTAGTAGAGGGGTTAAAAGCTCGCGGAGCTATCTTTGTCGAAGAACTCAGTGAAGTTCCAGATAACAACATTG from Vibrio rarus includes the following:
- the fkpB gene encoding FKBP-type peptidyl-prolyl cis-trans isomerase — translated: MSVIKQNSAVTMHFAIKLQDGSIADSTYQMGKPAKLVIGDGSLSDNFESCLLGLQAGDKHSVNLPAVDAFGLSNPDNIHHMDRAKFVGDTQVEVGTIMAFNGPDGIEIPGIITEIAGDSVTVDFNHPLAGRDVTFDVEIIAIDH
- the secF gene encoding protein translocase subunit SecF; amino-acid sequence: MFQIMKAGKTLDFMRWSKGAVVFSLLMIAASIYTISTNWLNWGLDFTGGTLIEVGFEHPANLEEIRSALDAKGFGDATVQNFGSARDVMVRLRPHDDLQGEKLGAKIIQALQEGTGESVEMRRVEFVGPNVGDELAEAGGLAIIVSLICILLYVSMRFEWRLAAGAVLALAHDVIITIGIFSIMQIEVDLTIVAALLTVVGYSLNDTIVVFDRIRENFRKMRKGDSVEIINGAITQTLSRTLITSGTTLFVVIALFTKGGANIHGFATALLLGITVGTYSSIYVASNLALKLGVSREHLMPPQVEKEGAEFDKMP